The Eurosta solidaginis isolate ZX-2024a chromosome 4, ASM4086904v1, whole genome shotgun sequence genome includes a window with the following:
- the LOC137249081 gene encoding kelch-like protein 5: MAMAVASNCTTRQRLPQVEFPEVAYFMEKLMYKIHDFFDDQTLIDVTFKVSNPEDLIPAHRLVLSASSTYFMDLFNSEKGVTPVVEISDIDSDTFERLIAYCYTGKALITVENVDKLLKAAIYLKLDEAVSQCVDFIMENITVYTLRRVYDLERETECSLLQNKIAEYEKKHFMEVCQSIEFLDFEYEKLYKIVESNNLNVSCEEDVFGAVKRWYQHDTLTRQQHIPNLINCLRLTQFDIDFILTHIQSLPGCELLAYKALSWIGLPATRQKLTISYTKPRKGLSENWDDIQLLAVVSTTSQDNSRGPGNVFQYNKTADEWHKYADINIDTVCFGVILYDQSLVFVGGFKNKKPVNFTNWWNVRVKAWDRGPSMLQPRYDLSVIVLDEKIYAIGGARSDDHFLQSAEMYAIPGQWKSIADMNTARCRAGVVSLNGKIYVMGGYNGVDLNSVECFDPTTACWTACANMNDAHDAPGAAVHKDEIYVLGGWCENFNTSVERYNPKANIWTKICSLPYGRWGTGCVSIRNQLWAVGGYDNDEKNGVTVYDKEYNEWFEKKPLPISGVHSCYIATATNLLQNE, from the exons AACGCCTGCCACAAGTGGAATTCCCTGAGGTTGCTTACTTCATGGAGAAGTTAATGTATAaaattcatgatttttttgatgatCAAACACTTATTGATGTAACATTCAAGGTGTCCAATCCAGAAGATCT AATTCCTGCACACCGATTAGTATTGTCGGCATCAAGTACATATTTTATGGATCTATTCAACAGCGAGAAAGGTGTTACACCTGTAGTAGAAATAAGTGATATTGATAGTGACACTTTTGAACGCCTCATTGCCTATTGCTATACTGGCAAGGCTCTAATAACTGTGGAGAATGTAGATAAATTGTTGAAAGCTGCCATATATTTGAAATTGGATGAAGCTGTTTCTCAATGCGTCGATTTCATAATGGAAAACATAACCGTATACACACTACGGCGTGTTTATGACTTGGAGCGGGAAACCGAATGTTCTTTACTACAAAATAAAATCGCTGAAtatgaaaagaaacattttatggaA GTATGCCAGAGCATTGAGTTTTTGGATTTTGAATatgaaaagttatataaaattgTCGAAAGTAATAATTTGAATGTAAGCTGTGAGGAAGACGTATTTGGCGCAGTAAAACGTTGGTATCAACATGATACTTTGACACGTCAACAACATATACCCAATTTAATCAATTGTCTACGACTTACCCAATTCGATATTGATTTCATATTGACACATATTCAATCCTTGCCTGGTTGTGAGTTATTAGCATATAAGGCACTGTCATGGATCGGATTGCCTGCAACACGTCAAAAACTAACAATAAGCTATACGAAACCACGGAAAGGTCTAAGTGAAAATTGGGATGATATACAATTGCTGGCAGTAGTATCCACG ACAAGTCAGGACAATTCCAGGGGCCCAGGTAACGTTTTTCAATATAATAAAACTGCTGATGAATGGCATAAATATGCTGATATAAATATTGATACCGTATGCTTTGGGGTGATACTCTACGACCAGTCTTTAGTTTTTGTTGGcggttttaaaaacaaaaaacctgtaAATTTTACGAACTGGTGGAACGTGCGCGTTAAAGCATGGGATCGTGGCCCTTCAATGTTGCAACCACGTTACGATCTAAGTGTTATAGTGCTAGATGAGAAAATATATGCTATAGGTGGCGCAAGATCAGATGATCACTTCTTACAATCAGCAGAAAT GTATGCAATACCAGGACAATGGAAATCTATCGCCGATATGAATACAGCACGCTGTAGAGCTGGTGTAGTGTCTTTAAATGGGAAAATTTACGTTATGGGTGGATACAATGGCGTCGACCTAAATTCTGTTGAATGTTTCGATCCCACAACTGCTTGCTGGACTGCATGTGCCAATATGAATGATGCTCATGATGCTCCCGGT GCTGCTGTACATAAAGATGAAATATATGTTTTGGGTGGCTGGTGTGAGAACTTCAATACGTCGGTTGAGCGTTACAATCCCAAAGCAAATATATGGACTAAG ATTTGCTCTTTACCATATGGGCGCTGGGGCACAGGCTGCGTTTCTATACGTAATCAGCTATGGGCTGTAGGAGGATATGATAATGATGAAAAGAATGGCGTAACTGTTTACGACAAGGAATACAATGAATGGTTTGAAAAGAAGCCATTACCAATTTCAGGTGTGCATTCGTGTTATATTGCAACAGCAACAAATTTACTACAAAATGAATAA
- the LOC137247641 gene encoding uncharacterized protein isoform X1: MLNVNIYFTMQRSLTAVKATKPDPQRTWLHITHFIRVILLLLYIAGPTNSTPISAPDTFNKSANIGSTSSSASLMIKSSAHDAQLNSLNAYAINYGQMAAESSNNAAQSINTNNFKPSYKLPELENNFTPIQTQSSAIIMPHASPLTAVSPNINGLVNNNIQQPTPVLMQYIPQAVQEAGIHYFQLIPTRPLIVPITSYLNGNAAPPTAAQTVANEPLHRPLTAAINSGALDYAARTPPILTPKPINSSVVQQQLKQQQHPISGGTQTLIDVSHTAAAQPYGLQTYANTIQPYRSSYRINREVKGKNFLGTMTLNMNEYIPGPNEALRPLYVRGRS, from the exons ATGCTAAACGTGAATATATATTTCACA ATGCAACGTAGCCTCACAGCAGTTAAGGCGACAAAGCCTGATCCACAACGAACGTGGTTACACATCACACATTTTATCCGCGTAATACTTTTACTACTTTATATCGCTGGACCAACAAACAGCACTCCCATTTCCGCTCCCGATACTTTTAACAAATCTGCAAATATTGGGAGCACATCCTCATCTGCTTCGTTAATGATAAAGTCTAGTGCACATGATGCGCAATTGAACTCGCTTAATGCATATGCCATCAATTATGGTCAAATGGCAGCTGAAAGTTCCAACAATGCTGCACAAAGCATCAATACAAATAACTTTAAACCTTCATATAAACTCCCCGAGTTGGAAAATAATTTTACGCCAATACAAACACAAAGTAGCGCTATCATAATGCCACATGCATCACCGTTAACAGCTGTATCGCCTAATATAAATGGTTTAGTTAATAATAATATACAGCAACCTACGCCGGTCTTAATGCAATATATACCACAGGCAGTTCAAGAAGCTGGCATACACTATTTCCAACTTATACCGACGCGTCCGTTGATTGTACCGATAACTTCGTATTTGAATGGAAACGCTGCGCCGCCGACAGCAGCACAAACTGTTGCTAATGAGCCGCTTCATCGGCCATTGACTGCAGCTATTAATAGTGGTGCCTTGGATTATGCAGCGCGTACCCCGCCGATATTAACGCCAAAGCCTATCAATAGTAGTGTTGTGCAACAGCAGCTGAAGCAGCAACAACATCCAATATCGGGTGGGACACAGACATTGATTGATGTGTCGCACACAGCAGCAGCACAGCCTTATGGCTTACAAACGTATGCGAATACTATACAGCCATATCGTAGTAGCTATCGTATAAATCGTGAAGTGAAGGGAAAAAATTTTCTTGGTACAATGACGCTTAATATGAATGAGTATATACCGGGACCCAATGAAGCACTGCGCCCATTGTATGTGCGTGGAAGATCGTAA
- the LOC137247641 gene encoding uncharacterized protein isoform X2, with protein sequence MQRSLTAVKATKPDPQRTWLHITHFIRVILLLLYIAGPTNSTPISAPDTFNKSANIGSTSSSASLMIKSSAHDAQLNSLNAYAINYGQMAAESSNNAAQSINTNNFKPSYKLPELENNFTPIQTQSSAIIMPHASPLTAVSPNINGLVNNNIQQPTPVLMQYIPQAVQEAGIHYFQLIPTRPLIVPITSYLNGNAAPPTAAQTVANEPLHRPLTAAINSGALDYAARTPPILTPKPINSSVVQQQLKQQQHPISGGTQTLIDVSHTAAAQPYGLQTYANTIQPYRSSYRINREVKGKNFLGTMTLNMNEYIPGPNEALRPLYVRGRS encoded by the coding sequence ATGCAACGTAGCCTCACAGCAGTTAAGGCGACAAAGCCTGATCCACAACGAACGTGGTTACACATCACACATTTTATCCGCGTAATACTTTTACTACTTTATATCGCTGGACCAACAAACAGCACTCCCATTTCCGCTCCCGATACTTTTAACAAATCTGCAAATATTGGGAGCACATCCTCATCTGCTTCGTTAATGATAAAGTCTAGTGCACATGATGCGCAATTGAACTCGCTTAATGCATATGCCATCAATTATGGTCAAATGGCAGCTGAAAGTTCCAACAATGCTGCACAAAGCATCAATACAAATAACTTTAAACCTTCATATAAACTCCCCGAGTTGGAAAATAATTTTACGCCAATACAAACACAAAGTAGCGCTATCATAATGCCACATGCATCACCGTTAACAGCTGTATCGCCTAATATAAATGGTTTAGTTAATAATAATATACAGCAACCTACGCCGGTCTTAATGCAATATATACCACAGGCAGTTCAAGAAGCTGGCATACACTATTTCCAACTTATACCGACGCGTCCGTTGATTGTACCGATAACTTCGTATTTGAATGGAAACGCTGCGCCGCCGACAGCAGCACAAACTGTTGCTAATGAGCCGCTTCATCGGCCATTGACTGCAGCTATTAATAGTGGTGCCTTGGATTATGCAGCGCGTACCCCGCCGATATTAACGCCAAAGCCTATCAATAGTAGTGTTGTGCAACAGCAGCTGAAGCAGCAACAACATCCAATATCGGGTGGGACACAGACATTGATTGATGTGTCGCACACAGCAGCAGCACAGCCTTATGGCTTACAAACGTATGCGAATACTATACAGCCATATCGTAGTAGCTATCGTATAAATCGTGAAGTGAAGGGAAAAAATTTTCTTGGTACAATGACGCTTAATATGAATGAGTATATACCGGGACCCAATGAAGCACTGCGCCCATTGTATGTGCGTGGAAGATCGTAA